tgaaaatatattataataaattaattataataaagataatgtgtgaaatttaaaaaatattatagaCTAAAATATTGAAAATATCATTTAAATTATGCAAAATTAAATATATTAGACCTTGTGGTTGAATTTTGGGTTTGGGGCTGGGCGACTAAGTCTTGTATAAGGCGGCAAATGAAATTTTCATTGAGAGCCAAAAAAAAAGGGGGAATCAGTACACCCCACTATGACTCTTATCTTCTTCTCTCTTTCTATCCAAATTAGGTCTTCTACCTTTGTCTCTCCATCTAAATTATGGTCCGAGGTGAGTTGGGATTCAAGGGTTCAATTGGGGTTTGAACTTTCAGTTTGATTTTGATTTTAAGGTACAATCCTCACTTGATATGTGTGTAATTATTGTGTATCTCTCTCCCTCTATCTATCTATCTCGCTCTGTGTATTTCGTTCTCTCCCTCTCCTTCACTttgttatttttctttttttacaGATTTTCAAGATGGTAGTGGTGAGTTCGTAATTGATTGAGTAATAACTAATACCCAATTGATCGAGTAATAGCCAAAAAATTTCGATTATATTTTTCAAGACTTAAAGCATTTGATTTTGGGGATTATTCCTAATTAAATCCCCAAAATGTTTTTTTTATATACAAGGTTGTCGATTATCTTATCTGTGGTGATCCAAATTCCCCTCTTCGCTTTGAATTTGTCGAGTTCACTGATGAGGGTAAGCTTATAAAAACTACTACTATTATTAACTGTTTTTCGTATTTTGTAGTTGTGTTGATACTCTTGAGTGACCTGGTCTGTTCATAATTTATGCAGGAAATGGAAGTTTCAGATAGTCTCATCATTAAGATCCACAATTCTTTCTCTGCTGACGTACATTTTGCAGCAGCAATATCCTCTTTGAGTACAAATGAAGTTGAGTTGGTATGATTAGTTTCATCCTCACATAAACCACTGCTACTTTTATTATTAATGTTTTACTACATTTCTTCTTATCATGACATAAACATGTCTACTGTATTTAGGTTCGAGTTGTGTTACAAATATTAAAAGGGTGCTCTAGTTCTTTATCGAATTTTTGAATATATCGAATTTTCCTCCTGGTGATATTTTTTGAGTTAGATATTCATTTGTCATATAAATCGTACTTTTATTCTGAGCAGAAAGGAGAATAGTCTCAAATTATTGTTGATCTTGAATAGCTATATCAGAAACTAGAAACTATATTATCTGATACTAAAGGAAAAACAAATGAAGTGTTATAATAAATGAGCTGAAAGTAGGTGAATCATGGGAACGTCCCTGTAGATACCAACTTTGCTGTAAATGTTGAAACATACGGGGTGTTAGATAATGTAGGTGTCTGGCATTGGTGGTAGTAGCTGAATCACTGGAACTTCCCTGCAGATACCAAAGTCTTGGCTGTCATGATATTTATCTGTATTATAGCAAGCTGAAGCACGAGCAACACTGTCGTTTTCGTCCCTATAATTGTTCAGGCATAATACAATAGCTGTTCTACTTGAAAATATCATTTATCTGCATGTGTACTGTAATAGCATGATTGAATCCTAGCTGCGAATTCATAAAATGAATCAGAATAATGTATTGGAATCTACATCACCTAAATACGGTGAGAATGAAATATGGAATACTGATTTGCCTTATATTGTTCTCTGATTTTCTGTTTTTATAAGTTAGATGTCTTTTTCCAAATTGATTTTGCAGAAATGCAGAGAGCAGCATTGATAGAGTGGATTAATACAACACTTTCTAATGTGAAATTGCCCGTACATTCTTCTGATGACGAATTGAGAGCATTGTTGTTTGATGGTAGTGTTTTATGTAGGTTATTGAATAAATTGAGACCTGGTTCAGTTAGCGAGGTAGTTAGATGATTTCACTTTACCTTTTTGCATGTATTGTTCTTATAATTGAGGTTCTCATTGTTCTCTCCCTACTTTTATTTTGTCGTTAGTTAAGAGGTTCTGATCATCCTTCAAAATTGGGCGTAGAAAATGTTGGAAGGTTTCTTGTTGCTATTGACCAGATGGCGTTTCCTAGATTTCAAGTGCATGATCTTCAAAAGGTAAAATTATCTGCATTATATTAACTTGGTATTATTTCCTATATTACAAATTTAAACGTGATGCCTATAGGCTAATGTTTTATTTTGTTATTCTCCCTCTCTATCTTTGTTATCGTTAATTTATGTCCCAATTTTTTCTTACTTATGGTTCCCCAAACATCCAGGGATCGAAGCCTATAGTAGATCCGTATGGACTCAGTGACTTTTCTCCATGCGGAGAAAATTATATACCTACAATATTGGAAGAGCAAAAACGGAAAGGTGTATCGAACTCACAATATCAACATGCTGATCTTAATCCCATCATGTCAcgtactctctctctctcacacaaaAACATGTGTATGTGTTTGTGTAGTTGTTTCTACCAATCCAGCTGTGGTTATGTTGAAAAACTAATTTGTTAAGGCATACAAAAAGGTACGTAGGTgtcttgttaaggcagatcgagtcatgAAGCACAACtgcagtcaaatcgagcctcgaagctcacgaacaCTAGCAATAAACATATCCTAAATTTTTATCTAAAACAATATGgttataattatatattaatttaattttagtatttattatttatattaaaactagaaataatataaaatttacaatttattaaatattaattaaattgtAAAGTCAGTACCATTAAAAAGGGTTGGTAGGTACCAAACTAAACCACACCCATATAGACGGACAACGTATTGCACGACAACATCGTAAGTGACAGATGCATATACAAATTGTACATTGGAAATTTAAGAATTTAAGAATCCAAAAAAAATcaagtatttaaaaatatttacctTTCACCATAGAAAAATCTAGTACATGTATACAATATTGGCAAATGAATAGAAATTTACAAAATTTCCATAGAAGTCTTCATGCAAGAACTTGACCATTTCAGATTTTGATAACTTTGATGGATTGCAAGGTTAAATACGTAAAGAAAAGAGATACATCTATAGTGAATTAAAGTTTTCAAATATTGAAATCTCTATCATGATGACAACTGCCTTTTCATGTGTGTGCTAAAATAGAGAAGATGGATGGGTTTCCTCAACAAGTCTTTGATATCGATGGGTATCGATGAAACGAAAAGTGTTATAATTCTTAAGATGGCAAGCCGCAAATATATCATCTACCCGCTGTGTATAATGTAACCAGAAGCGTACAAAGCATTCTCTTACACATCCTCGCTTCACTCCCTTTTCTTAGTTAGTTTGCTTTCTATCAATTATATTTGTTCGAACATATTAATGTTTCGCTAAGTTCTCCCTTTTATGGCATGTTTCGCAAAATTCTTCCTTTTGTGAAATTTATTAACCGATAAAATTGATCGTTATTCGTCCTCCTTTGATATGTTAACATAAATCATTTTTGCAGCCGTCCGCTATGTAAACTGCCTACAAGACCAATAACGTCGTCCTATTAGATTCTCGTAAATATAAGGAATATAATAATGATCGGAGATTAagaatagtaataataataatttgaaAAATGAGAGTGTTGTGATGGATCGTTCAAAATATATTGGCTTAAACTCtagtatatatataaacacaaaactCAGAAAGtaaattttttttttgctaaattaaatatatattaacaAGAAAGAGGGATTAACCCTTGCTCTAGTAGACCTAGAGAAGACTATCTATGATCAATCTTAGCATAAAAGATTGAGAATAGAAAGCACAAGGGCCTACAAAAACCAACTACAAAAAATCCCTATACAATCTAGGTTCTTGAACCACTTTGAAGATAGCAATAGAGTTTCAATATCTAGCATAATTCCCTTAAAAACCAAAGACGGGTCTCGGACCCCTTTGTCATGCAGTCTAGCATTCCTCTCTCGCCAAATATGATAGCAGAACACCTGCAAAGCAAGAAGCCCCAAAGTACTACGCCCCTTATGAGaaattatgtttgagtccatgATCAAATCATTCCAGGAAATGACAGTGATAGGGAGCCTAAGAGAGAAGGCCAACCTGGAGAGAATTGATCTACTTTAAGTACAGTGAACAAAAAGGTGGTCACTAGTTTCAATTCCTCCTACACAAAAATTACAAAAAGGAGAAACCTGAAGCCCAAAGCGAGCGAGTCTGGTGAATGTTGGGAGCCTCCCTCGACAAACAATCCATTCAGGAAAACTAAtaaattgaataaaattttctgtATGAACATAAAATTATGCAGTACATGGAAGTCATGGTTAACAAATAACACCTGTATTTTTTTGTTGTGACTTTGTCAATACCTAAGCTTGTTTATTAATATTTGAAATGATAATGGTTTTACTGAAGACTATATATCGTTGCAGAAAACCATTGTGATTTGTGACTTGCTGGTTTTTATTTTGTTCTTTTAGGTGTTTAAATCAGAAGTCTtcaaaaattagttttatatctCATTCGTGTTTTTTCTAATATCAGTTTTGTTTCATGAGCGAGTGGCATGCCTATTAAGGAAAGTCATCCAAGAGATAGAGCGTCGTATGTCCACTCAAGCAGAGCACATAAGAACTGTAATGTTATTAAGTTTGTATTATGGACCACTTAAGAATTGTAATGTAACAGAGCCTGTCAGTTGTAAATTTGTAATTCATATTCAATGCTCGAGTCTAATTACTATATTGAATTCTGCACGGCAGCAAAATAACCTGTTCAGGGCTCGTGAGGAAAGATATCAGTCAAGAATTAGAGTTCTTGAAGCCCTTACAAGCGGTACTAATGAAGAGGCACATGTAACTTCAACTAATTGTGAAGTTTTTATGCACTCTTTAGCAATAAATCACTTACTGTGGTTGTTGACAAGCCTACTAACCAAATATTACTGATATTTATGAGCTAAGATATATTACGTCAATCTTTTTGGTATCTACAACTAAGAGGAGTAAGCTCTAGCTAGTAGAAGTTAGATGTTACCTTGGTAATGAACAACATAAGCACATGAGTTGTGCAAAACCAGGATGAGACTTGTGATTATCAACACCTTAAAAACCTTACCAACTCCATTCTAATCTCTGCTGAGATACCTTAGGTGTTGACAGTTGAGTATGCTCTATATTCTCAGGTTCTCTAAACTTTATTATTCAACGTTCAAAAAGAGACTAAACATGTACCAAACCTGAAATGTATGTTAGAAAGATGACCATGTTTGACGTGATGGTCCTGTGTGTACTTCTTATCCTTGATCACACGTTTAAAACCTCTGGTAAGAGCCCATAAAAAACAAGGGCAGAGCATAAGCTTTAATTACGATAGTCTATTTTTATGTCTTAGAAGATGTTTGCTTAATATAACACAGGTCCTGTAGAAATTACTTGAAACAAACCCCGGGTTGAACATTGACATGACTCAGATTTGTGGGACAATTTCAGGTGACACAGGAGGAGCTGATGGTACTCCTCTTATCAGTGGTCGTAGCACTTGGACCATTTGTTATCTCTCTTCTATGTTATtttcaaagacttgtatcctttTGCGTTATCTTGCACGTTTAGTTTTTAGCAAGAGTACTTGTATTTCTTAAGTTATATTTTGGTGTGATGGATTGTAATTATTGCTTGGACAGAATATAATGGTTGGATGTGTAGTTAAGACTCGTTGGATGAATTGAATTGGTTATGAATGTTGTTGAATTTATGGGAAATCAAGTATTTAAAAAGTATAATTCATTTTTTTACAGCTCAGGTGTTGCAATAGCCTATTAGTACTTTGCAATAGGGTGCTAAATTATGCAGATAAATTCTTTTTTGCAACATTAAAGGTGTTGTAATAGGTGTGTTGCCATAAATGATAAAGGGCCCCACATATGGCCCACAAATATTGTACGGGTAGCCCAAACCCTACTGTAACACTTTTCAAGACCTATTGCAACCCTATTAAAGTTGTAATAGCACGTTTCTGTAACGGATAAACAAGGATTGCAATAGGGTGTCACCGGGGTTGCAAAAAACTCTATGGCAATGCCTAAAATTGCAACCCCGAAAAAGAGTCACCATAGCCTTTTTTCGGCCTTTAGCAAcgcttttttggcctttagtaacggtttcttggggttgcggaatccaatctatggcgtagtgatgTCATGTGCAGATATGGGATCCCCCGAATCTTGGTGAATGATAATGGAGCACAATTCAATAATGATGAGTTTAAGAAGTATTATAAGGAGAATGAGATTCAGTTGCGGTTCACTTCTGGAGCACATCTccaagccaatgggcaagcagaggttgAAAACCGAATTATTctagatggactaaagaagaTGATTGAGAAGTCCAGGAGTAGTTGGGTAGATGGAATACTTCCAATACTTGGGTCTACAGGACCACATGTAGAGTTACTACGGGAGCAACACCGtttatgttagcatatggggcagaagcggtcgtttcagtggagatatcacattcatcTCCAAGAATCCAAGCGTATAATGCTGAAGAGAATGAAGAGGGACAAAGTTTAACCTTGAAGTTGATAGATGAAGTACAGGAAAAAGCACATGCAAGGATTGGGGAACATCAAAAAAGGCTTCTTTCTACTATAAATTAAGGGtgaaagaaaggttttttaaaaaAGGTGACTTGGTtctaaggaaggtggaagcttccggTGTGGGGTAGAAGGGAAACTCGCCCAAATtaggaaggaccatacaagattaaaagtgttcaaggaagaggattCTAGAAGCAAGAAACTATGGACCGTTTTGAAGTCTGAAGAACTTGGCACACTCAAAACCCGAAAGTCTATTTTGTATTAGTCTGATTGGAAAGATCTTCATTTGTCAAAGTGGCAaataggttgaaaagcaccttaaAGCTTTGATTGCTTAGAATTTTATGTTTTATAAGACTATTATTTTCAAGTTTTAGTTTTAgcaagacttgtgtaagggatcAATCCCAAGAGATTATggaatttataaaatttccaATATGTGGTATTGAGTTCCTACAACACACaaagttataataaataaaaCTAAGTGCATAAATTCGGATATAAAAATGTAGTTTCGATAAATAAAGAGACTATTACAAGTTCTAATCATAAATAACAAAGCCACGCAGGGCCAATAAAAACTCTTAGGAGCAGAGGTGCCATCGGCATCCATGTCATCGCCTCCTTCTGTCTCATCAGAAGTCTCTATAGTAGCGGTCTCACTAGAAGAAGGGCCGACAACATCCTCTGCAGGTCGATAAAAGGACTTAGGGGGAGGAAGAAGCTAGTCCTGAGGGATATCATCTAAGACGACTACGCAGGTACGGAACCTCTGTAGTAAGGTGTCATCATCGGGGCACATGTAATCCATCGGGTTAACATCAGGACAAGTCTCGTTCACGGTCCCGATGGTTGTGTCCCATCCAGTCCTGAAAAATCCAGGGAACACCAAGTTCTTCCTAACCTCTCATGGACTGAGCAAACTCATCCGTGTCCAAGTAAGCATCAATGATTCTATCATTCTCAGCATTCAGAGTAACTAGCTCAGCATTGGCATCCCCTAACTCTTATGCCTTGTGCTTCATCTTCTACTCCAGCGCAATATACTTCCTCTGTTTCCTTCTGAGGGCGTTAGCCGCGTTATCTGAGGCTTTCCTCCAAGACTCAGCTTGTCTCACAGCTGCTTGGAAATAAGCATTAGACTGaaaggaagaagaaaaataaaAGGACGTAAGGAAAGGGGATAAAGTAGCCATAGGAACAAAGGaatgttaaaaatatatataaaaaatggTTAAAACGGGAAGTCCCTTACCGAGGCTAGAGATTGGGCACCCATAAGCTTTACCCTCTCCAAGTCTAGACCAGCCACAATATCAGTGAAGTCCTTAGGGGTCACATAGTGATAAGACCAATCTCATGCGTGCTTCCTGGAACCAACCACGGAATCCCCTCGATGGAATCCCCAGAGAGACTAGAAAACACTAGTAGCTATAGTAGCAGGAGCATCTGGGGTTTCAGTTCCCCCAGAAGACGCCTCCACTATGGGCTCTTTATGCTTCTTCAGAAAGCTAGGCTCTGTTGGCTTACCACAGGGATCCAACCCCGTAAGCCGGGCCTttttcattcttgttgttttCTCAATGACAGGAAAGTTCTTATTATTGATTTCCTTGGCGGCTACAAATACAAGGGAAAAACAAAAATAAttggtgtcaataatgcatgaagaaaataaaaataagaagGGAAGAAAAAATACCCTACAACGAGACTAAGGAAAGCCCACTTGGATCAaagaaaactcctctaagagagtccagctgggaGTTTCGCCATTATTATTTATAAGATCATTATATATGGCATTCTCTTCGGGAGTTTGGTGAATTGATTTggggctaccatcactgaccttccccAAGGGGGATCTAAAAAGTGTGCCCCGGCCTCCATTCCCCCAATTAATCCCAACAAAACTGTCTCTTCAGTGTTGGTTATTATCAGGAATTGAAGCACTGTTAAAAAATTTgtttacacttgggcctttgtaTAAAATAAACTCAACCATAAGAGTTTTGGGCACTGTTATAGCACTGGAAAATTTTCCTAAACACAACAACTGAAAGAGGGAAACCACTCATAAGACACAAAAAcatgaaataaagaatatttttCCAGGTATTGGGAGGAAGCTAACAAAGTGTAAATAAACTcatggaaaggaaacctaagctcCGCAGTAAGGGCGTCTGTATAAACAAACAAATTATCGGGCTTTCAATGGCATGTACGGTCACCACTTTCTGCAGGAACTATTCTAAGAGGGGGGGGGACGAACGTTATAGATTTCGTTGAGTTTGTTAATAGCATTTGAATTATACCACTTATTACAATAATCAAAGGAGTCTAAATGAGTTTCGAATGGGTATTCATCCCCCttagtattaatcatatctatcAACGACATATAAGAAAAGCGAATTTCAATGTCGTTACCTATCTTAGAAGCTGGAGCAATCTTCGTTGCCATTTCTGAACCTTTTCCAGCCATTAATGGAGGTTGGAGTAGAGTTTGAAGTGGAGGAAGGAGGAAGAAGGCTGACTTTCCCGGAAAAAGCTTTAAGGATGGGGAAGGAGATTTTGAAAGGAGAGTTTAGAAATGAaaaagtgaagtgtgagaaatcACTTCACTCCCCCCACTCTTATATAGGACTCCCAACTGGTCATTGGGCCAGTAAAAAGGGCAGACCAGCGAGTCATAACAGGTTAAAAGCCCAGCCCAAAATCAACAAAGTTCCAGAAATTtcctggataaataaaatataataataataaatatatatttatagtttccagaatattctggaatagTGGGCCAAAAGAAAAGCCCATTTAAATAATGGGCCAAAAGGAAATCCCAGGTAGAGATGGGCCAAAAGGAAAGCCCCTTAACAAAGCCCATATACGCATCGTGATTGAAGATGTAAAAATTTAATGAAAAATCTCGACCTAAAAAATTATGGTCAAAAACCAAAAAAATCATGACCTAATTTCGGTTAGGAGTTCTGATCGAATGATCCTAGTCGAAATAACCCATGATCAGGGATTTTAGGCCAATAATTCGGTCAAGATTCTGTTAAAAACAAGAAATTCTGACCTAAACTAATGCCAAGATCGTGATCGAAAGGTACCGGTCGAATAAACTTTCGATCAAGAATTAAAGACCCTTAATTTGATCAGAAAGCCCAAAGTCAACGTTAAATCTTGACCAAATTTGgtcaggattcctggtcgaatgaTCCTGGTCGAATTACTCCATGAGCAAGGCAAAAAAGGAGCAATTCGGTCATATTTAAATTGTTCTTGACCAAATTCGCTCAGAATTCTGATCGAACCAACCTGACCGAAAGTAGCTTCGACCAGGGTTTTGGGACCATAATTCGACTAGGATCCCTATCGAATGGATTCCTCGTCGAAATTATGGGAAATCAAGTATTTGAAAAGTATAATTCATTTTTTTACATCTCAGGTGTTGCAATAGCCTATTAGTACTTTGCAATAGGGTGCTAAATTATGCAGATAAATTCTTTTTTGCAACATTAAAGGTGTTGTAATAGGTGTGTTGCCATAGATGATAAAGGGCCCCACATATGGCCCACAAATATTGTACTGGTAGCCCAAACCCTACTGTAACACTTTTCAAGACCTATTGCAACCCTATTAAAGTTGCAATAGCACGTTTCTATAACGGATAAACAAGGATTGCAATAGGGTGTCACAGGGGTTGCAAAAAACTCTATGGCAATGCCTAAAATTGCAACCCCGAAAAAGAGTCGTCATAGCCTTTTTTCGGCCTTTAGCAAGgcttttttggcctttagtaacggtttcttggggttgcggaattcaatctatggcgtagtgatgTGATGTGCAGATATGGGATCCCCCGAATCTTGGTGAATGATAATGGAGCACAATTCAATAATGATGAGTTTAAGAAGTATTATAAGGAGAATGAGATTCAGTTGCGGTTCACTTCTGGAGCACATCTccaagccaatgggcaagcagaggttgAAAACCGAATTATTCTagatggattaaagaagaggattgagaatTCCAGGAGTAGTTGGGTGGATGGAATACTTCCAATACTTGAGTCTATAGGACCACATGTAGAGTTACTACGGGAGCAACACCGtttatgttagcatatggggcagaagcggtcgtttcagtggagatatcacattcatcTCCAAGAATCCAAGCGTATAATGCTGAAGAGAATGAAGAGGGACAAAGTTTAACCCTGAAGTTGATAGATGAAGTACGGGAAAAAGCACATGCAAGGATTGGGGAACATCAAAAAAGGCTTCTTTCTACTATAAATTAAGGGTGAAAGAAAGGTGTTTTAAACAAGGTGACTTGGTtctaaggaaggtggaagcttccggTGTGGGGTAGAAGGGAAAACTCGCCCAAATtaggaaggaccatacaagattaaaagtgttcaaggaagaggatccTAGAAGCAAGAAACTATGGACCGTTTTGAAGTCTGAAGAACTTGGCACACTCAAAACCCGAAAGTCTATTTTGTATTAGTCTGATTGGAAAGATCTTCATTTGTCAAAGTGGCAaataggttgaaaagcaccttaaAGCTTTGATTGCTTAGAATTTTATGTTTTATAAGACTATTATTTTCAAGTTTTAGTTTTAgcaagacttgtgtaagggatcAATCCCAAGAGATTATggaatttataaaatttccaATATGTGGTATTGAGTTCCTACAACACACaaagttataataaataaaaCTAAGTGCATAAATTCGGATATAAAAATGTAGTTTCGATAAATAAAGAGACTATTACAAGTTCTAATCATAAATAACAAAGCCACGCAGGGCCAATAAAAACTCTTAGGAGCAGAGGTGCCATCGGCATCCATGTCATCGCCTCCTTCTCTCTCATCAGAAGTCTCTATAGTAGCGGTCTCACTAGAAGAAGGGCCGACAACATCCTCTGCGGGTCGATAAAAGGACTTAGGGGGAGGAAGAAGCTAGTCCTGAGGGATATCATCTAAGATGACTACGCAGGTACGGAACCTCTGTAGTAAGGTGTCATCATCGGGGCACATGTAATCCATCGGGTTAACATCAGGACAAGTCTCGTTCATGGTCCCGATGGTCGTGTCCCATCCAGTCCTGAAAAATCCAGGGAACACCAAGTTCTTCCTAACCTCTCATGGACTGAGCAAACTCATCCGTGTCCAAGTAAGCATCAATGATTCTATCATTCTCAGCCTTCAGAGTAACTAGCTCAGCATTGGCATCCCCTAACTCTTATGCCTTGTGCTTCATCTTCTTCTCCAGCGCAATATACTTCCTCTGTTTCCTTCTGAGGGCGTTAGCCGCGTTATCCGAGGCTTTCCTCCAGGACTCAGCTTGTCTCACAGCTGCTTGGAAATAAGCATTAGACTGaaaggaagaagaaaaataaaAGGACGTAAGGAAAGGGGATAAAGTAGCCATAGGAACAAAGGaatgttaaaaatatatataaaaaatggTTAAAACGGGAAGTCCCTTACCGAGGCTAGAGATTGGGCACCCATAAGCTTTACCCTCTCCAAGTCTAGACTAGCCACAATATCAGTGAAGTCCTTAGGGGTCACATAGTGATAAGACCAATCTCATGCGTGCTTCCTGGAACCAACCACGGAATCCCCTCGATGGAATCCCTAGAGAGACTGGAAAACACTAGTAGCTATAGTAGCAGGAGCATCTGGGGTTTCAGTTCCCCCCAGAAGACGCCTCTACTATGGGCTCTTTATGCTTCTTCAGAAAGCTAGGCTCCGTTGGCTTACCACAGGGATCCAAC
The sequence above is drawn from the Apium graveolens cultivar Ventura chromosome 2, ASM990537v1, whole genome shotgun sequence genome and encodes:
- the LOC141706380 gene encoding kinesin-like protein KIN-14J, with protein sequence MQRAALIEWINTTLSNVKLPVHSSDDELRALLFDGSVLCRLLNKLRPGSVSELRGSDHPSKLGVENVGRFLVAIDQMAFPRFQVHDLQKGSKPIVDPYGLSDFSPCGENYIPTILEEQKRKAK